From one Nilaparvata lugens isolate BPH chromosome 2, ASM1435652v1, whole genome shotgun sequence genomic stretch:
- the LOC111046868 gene encoding LOW QUALITY PROTEIN: tRNA selenocysteine 1-associated protein 1 (The sequence of the model RefSeq protein was modified relative to this genomic sequence to represent the inferred CDS: inserted 1 base in 1 codon), with protein MSFNPSANPGRIVWMGGIIKPYMTETFIVTAFLKMGHRPXLVKLGKRKKITEPPGYCFVHFASEEEAKKVLKNPAKFFLSTVGVKNLLPSYNVWLYDLSPDVDDNILQKTFSSRYKTVTQAKVILDLTGYSKGIAHIKFSSEDEQKHCLNHMNGFKGLGTRPLKVSSSLNSQPNVGKKIYRIYGSGNSSSQNSAYGFEKSYWNKYAAWQNSFRDPVHYNFATEMATINIIETSVQKEDDMDLIEHNTKLDIDTWNRELIQRDYNLWDAVECSKWLPVNILD; from the exons ATGTCGTTCAATCCATCGGCCAATCCTGGTCGAATAGTGTGGATGGGTGGC atTATAAAGCCTTACATGACAGAAACATTTATAGTGACTGCATTTCTGAAAATGGGACATAGAC TCTTAGTGAAATTGGGCAAGAGGAAGAAGATCACTGAACCTCCTGGATATTGCTTTGTTCATTTTGCAAGTGAGGAAGAAGCAAAAAAggttttgaagaat CCGGCAAAGTTCTTCTTGAGTACAGTTGGAGTGAAAAATCTTCTACCAAGTTATAATGTTTGGCTGTACGATCTATCCCCGGATGTTGACGATAATATTCTACAGAAAACATTCTCTTCCCGTTATAAAACTGTTACACAAGCTAAAG TTATTCTTGACTTGACGGGATACAGCAAAGGCATCGCTCACATAAAGTTCAGCAGTGAAGATGAACAGAAGCATTGTTTGAATCATATGAATGGATTCAAAGGCCTTGGAACCAGGCCGTTGAAAGTATCATCCTCCCTCAACTCCCAGCCTAATGTGGGCAAAAAGATATACCGTATATA TGGCTCTGGAAATAGCTCATCGCAAAACTCAGCCTACGGATTTGAAAAGTCCTACTGGAACAAATATGCAGCCTGGCAAAATAGTTTCAGAGATCCAGTCCACTATAATTTTGCTACCGAGATGGCTACTATAAATATCATTGAAACTTCTGTTCAAAAAGAAGATGATATGGATTTAATAG AGCATAACACCAAGTTGGACATCGATACTTGGAATAGAGAATTGATCCAGCGCGATTACAACTTGTGGGATGCTGTGGAATGCTCCAAGTGGCTGCCTGTCAATATactcgattga